A single genomic interval of Mycobacterium sp. DL592 harbors:
- a CDS encoding serine/threonine-protein kinase, whose protein sequence is MYPTTASTVGPGTRVDGYVVESVIGSGAMGTVCVARHADSGMRVALKVLNAEVSGDPAYRLRFTEEARWAQSLQHPNVVAVYDYDETPAGILWMAMHYVPGTDADRELRAGRMPPQRAAHVISQVAAALDYAHSHGVVHGDVKPSNFLFGQGDRVLLADFGLARSTGDGTPTGRDGVVLASAAYASPEMLRGQTIDRRSDVYSLGASLFRLLTGKPPFFDAGSKDAVVQSHLYRTVPRVTELAPWLPAEMDDVILTAMAKDPAARYRCAGELAAAVLAVR, encoded by the coding sequence GTGTACCCGACCACCGCTAGCACCGTCGGGCCGGGCACCCGGGTCGACGGCTATGTCGTCGAGTCGGTGATCGGCTCGGGCGCGATGGGCACCGTCTGCGTTGCGCGCCATGCGGATTCGGGGATGCGGGTGGCGTTGAAGGTGCTCAATGCCGAGGTCTCCGGTGATCCGGCGTATCGCCTGCGCTTCACCGAGGAGGCCCGGTGGGCGCAGTCGCTGCAGCACCCCAACGTCGTCGCGGTGTACGACTATGACGAGACCCCTGCGGGCATCCTCTGGATGGCAATGCATTACGTGCCTGGCACCGACGCCGACCGGGAGTTACGGGCTGGCCGGATGCCACCGCAACGTGCGGCGCACGTCATCTCCCAAGTGGCAGCCGCGCTCGACTACGCGCACTCCCACGGTGTGGTGCATGGTGACGTCAAGCCGTCGAATTTCCTTTTCGGACAGGGTGATCGGGTGCTGCTGGCCGACTTCGGGCTGGCGCGCAGCACCGGGGACGGCACCCCTACCGGCCGTGACGGGGTGGTGCTGGCCAGCGCCGCCTACGCCTCGCCGGAGATGCTGCGGGGGCAGACGATAGACAGGCGCAGCGACGTGTACTCGCTGGGCGCCTCGCTGTTCCGGCTGCTGACCGGTAAGCCGCCGTTCTTCGATGCTGGCTCCAAAGATGCTGTGGTGCAGTCTCATCTGTACCGCACGGTGCCCCGCGTCACCGAGTTGGCACCCTGGCTGCCCGCCGAGATGGATGACGTGATCCTCACGGCGATGGCGAAGGATCCGGCGGCACGCTACCGGTGCGCCGGGGAGCTGGCAGCAGCCGTCCTCGCCGTGCGGTGA
- the gltB gene encoding glutamate synthase large subunit: MPRSVGLYNPAYEHDACGVAMVVDMHGRRSRDIVDKAITALLNLEHRGAAGAEPHSGDGAGILLQVPDSFLRAVVDFELPAEGSYATGIAFLPQSARDAVTACEAVEKIVEAEGLEVIGWRDVPTDDSSLGALSRDAMPTFRQVFIGGASGMDLERKAYVIRKRAEHELGSKGPGQDGPGRETVYFPSLSGQTFVYKGMLTTPQLKAFYLDLQDERMESALGVVHSRFSTNTFPSWPLAHPFRRIAHNGEINTVTGNENWMRAREALIKTEVFGTDVEKIFPVCTPGASDTARFDEVLELLHLGGRSLAHAVLMMIPEAWERNESMDPARRAFYQYHGSLMEPWDGPASVCFSDGTVVGAVLDRNGLRPSRIWVTEDGLVVMASESGVLDLDPAKVVKRMRLQPGRMFLVDTAQGRIVSDEEIKTELAAAQPYREWLDEQQFHLDELPQGPYIRMPHHRVVLRQQAFGYTYEELNLLVAPMARTGAEPIGSMGTDTPIAVLSARPRMLFDYFQQLFAQVTNPPLDAIREEVVTSLQATVGPEGDLLSPTAQSCHQIVLPQPILRNHELAKLINLDPDNEVRGRKHGMRSAVIRCLYPVAKGGEGLRRALDDIRDAASAAIADGAQLLIISDRESNENLAPIPSLLAVSAIHHHLVRTRTRTQVGLVVEAGDAREVHHMAALVSFGAAAINPYMAFESIADMIDRGVIQGVDREKALQNYIKAAGKGVLKVMSKMGISTLASYTGAQLFQAIGISQAVLDEYFTGLYCPVGGIDLDDIAADVATRHQLAYLDRPDERAHRELEVGGEYQWRREGEYHLFNPDTVFKLQHSTRTGQYSIFKEYTKLVDDQSERMASLRGLLKFKDGARPPVPIEEVESAADIVKRFSTGAMSYGSISAEAHETLAIAMNRIGARSNSGEGGEDVKRFDRDSNGDWRRSAIKQVASGRFGVTSHYLSNCTDIQIKMAQGAKPGEGGQLPGHKVYPWVAEVRHSTPGVGLISPPPHHDIYSIEDLAQLIHDLKNANPQARVHVKLVSENGVGTVAAGVSKAHADVVLISGHDGGTGATPLTSMKHAGAPWELGLAETQQTLLLNGLRDRIVVQVDGQLKTGRDVVIAALLGAEEFGFATAPLVVSGCIMMRVCHLDTCPVGVATQNPVLRARFNGKPEFVENFFMFIAEEVRELMAQLGFRTVNEMVGQVSALDTTQAAEHWKAHKLDLTPVLHEPDSAFMNQDLYCSSRQDHGLDKALDQQLIVMSREALDSGTPVRFSTTIANTNRTVGTMLGHELTKAYGANGLPDGTIDITFTGSAGNSFGAFVPKGITLRVYGDANDYVGKGLSGGRIVLRPSDNAPEGYVAENNIIGGNVILFGATSGQAFIRGTVGERFAVRNSGAHAVVEGVGDHGCEYMTGGRVVILGETGRNFAAGMSGGVAYVYDPEGQLPANLNTEMVDIDEFDDSDAEWLRDTIAAHTDATDSAVGQRILANWSEQVGNFVKVMPRDYKLVLQAIAAAEAAGEDVDKAIMAAAHG, translated from the coding sequence ATGCCCAGGAGTGTCGGGCTGTACAACCCCGCATATGAACACGATGCGTGTGGCGTCGCCATGGTGGTGGACATGCACGGGCGGCGCAGCCGCGACATCGTCGACAAGGCGATCACCGCGCTGCTGAACCTCGAACACCGCGGTGCCGCCGGCGCCGAGCCGCACAGTGGTGACGGCGCTGGCATCCTGCTGCAGGTTCCCGACAGCTTCCTGCGTGCCGTCGTCGACTTCGAGCTGCCCGCCGAAGGCTCCTACGCCACTGGTATCGCTTTCCTTCCGCAGTCCGCGCGCGACGCCGTCACCGCCTGCGAGGCCGTCGAGAAGATCGTCGAAGCCGAAGGCCTGGAGGTCATCGGCTGGCGTGACGTACCCACCGACGACTCCTCGCTGGGCGCACTTTCGCGCGACGCGATGCCCACCTTCCGCCAGGTGTTCATCGGCGGCGCCTCCGGGATGGACCTGGAGCGCAAGGCCTACGTGATCCGCAAGCGCGCCGAACACGAGCTGGGCTCCAAGGGCCCCGGCCAGGACGGCCCCGGACGCGAAACCGTCTATTTCCCAAGCCTTTCCGGACAGACCTTCGTCTACAAGGGCATGCTCACCACCCCGCAGCTCAAAGCCTTCTACCTCGACCTGCAAGACGAGCGGATGGAAAGCGCTCTGGGCGTTGTGCATTCGCGGTTCTCCACCAACACGTTCCCGTCGTGGCCGCTGGCCCACCCGTTCCGCCGGATCGCCCACAACGGTGAGATCAACACCGTCACCGGCAACGAGAACTGGATGCGCGCCCGCGAGGCGCTGATCAAGACCGAGGTCTTCGGCACCGACGTCGAGAAGATCTTCCCGGTCTGCACCCCCGGCGCCTCGGACACCGCCCGCTTCGACGAGGTGCTCGAACTGCTGCACCTGGGCGGGCGCAGCCTGGCGCACGCCGTGCTGATGATGATCCCGGAGGCCTGGGAGCGCAACGAGTCGATGGACCCGGCCCGCCGGGCGTTCTACCAGTACCACGGCTCCTTGATGGAGCCCTGGGACGGACCGGCCTCGGTCTGCTTCTCCGACGGCACCGTCGTCGGTGCGGTGCTCGACCGCAACGGCCTGCGCCCCTCGCGTATCTGGGTCACCGAGGACGGCCTGGTCGTCATGGCGTCGGAGTCGGGCGTGCTGGATCTGGACCCCGCCAAGGTGGTCAAGCGGATGCGCCTGCAGCCCGGCCGGATGTTCCTGGTCGACACCGCTCAGGGCCGCATCGTCTCCGACGAGGAGATCAAGACCGAACTGGCCGCGGCGCAGCCGTATCGGGAATGGCTCGACGAGCAGCAATTCCACCTCGACGAACTGCCGCAGGGCCCCTACATCCGGATGCCGCACCACCGGGTGGTGCTGCGCCAGCAGGCATTCGGCTACACCTACGAGGAGCTCAACCTGCTCGTCGCGCCGATGGCGCGCACCGGGGCCGAGCCGATCGGCTCGATGGGTACCGACACCCCCATCGCGGTGCTCTCGGCGCGGCCGCGGATGCTGTTCGACTACTTCCAGCAGCTGTTCGCCCAGGTGACCAATCCGCCCCTGGACGCCATCCGCGAAGAGGTGGTGACCAGCCTGCAGGCCACCGTCGGTCCTGAGGGCGACCTGCTCAGCCCGACCGCGCAGTCCTGCCACCAGATCGTGCTGCCGCAGCCGATCCTGCGTAACCACGAGCTGGCCAAGCTGATCAACCTCGACCCCGACAACGAGGTCCGCGGCCGCAAGCACGGGATGCGCTCAGCCGTCATCCGATGTCTGTACCCGGTGGCCAAGGGCGGTGAAGGTCTGCGTCGCGCGCTCGACGACATCCGCGACGCCGCGTCGGCGGCCATCGCCGACGGCGCTCAGCTCCTGATCATCTCCGACCGGGAGTCCAACGAGAACCTGGCGCCGATCCCGTCGCTGCTGGCCGTCTCGGCGATCCATCACCACCTCGTGCGGACCCGCACCCGCACCCAGGTCGGCCTGGTCGTGGAGGCCGGTGACGCCCGCGAGGTGCACCACATGGCCGCGCTGGTGAGCTTCGGTGCCGCCGCGATCAACCCGTACATGGCGTTCGAGTCCATCGCCGACATGATCGACAGAGGGGTCATCCAGGGCGTCGACCGCGAGAAGGCGCTGCAGAATTACATCAAGGCCGCCGGCAAGGGTGTGCTGAAGGTGATGTCGAAGATGGGCATCTCCACCCTGGCCTCCTACACCGGCGCCCAGCTGTTCCAGGCCATCGGCATCTCGCAGGCGGTCCTCGACGAGTACTTCACCGGGCTGTACTGCCCCGTCGGTGGGATCGATCTCGACGACATCGCCGCCGACGTGGCCACCCGCCACCAGCTGGCCTACCTGGACCGCCCCGACGAGCGCGCTCACCGTGAGCTCGAGGTCGGCGGCGAATACCAGTGGCGCCGCGAAGGCGAATACCACCTGTTCAACCCGGACACGGTGTTCAAGCTTCAGCACTCCACCCGTACCGGGCAGTACTCCATCTTCAAGGAGTACACCAAGCTGGTCGACGACCAGAGCGAGCGGATGGCCTCGCTGCGCGGCCTGCTGAAGTTCAAAGACGGTGCGCGCCCGCCGGTTCCGATCGAGGAGGTGGAGTCGGCCGCCGATATCGTCAAGCGGTTCTCCACCGGTGCGATGAGCTACGGCTCGATCTCGGCCGAGGCGCACGAGACACTGGCGATCGCGATGAACCGCATCGGTGCCCGGTCCAACTCCGGTGAGGGCGGCGAGGACGTCAAGCGTTTCGACCGCGACTCGAACGGCGACTGGCGACGCAGCGCGATCAAGCAGGTGGCCTCCGGCCGGTTCGGGGTGACCTCGCACTACCTGAGTAACTGCACCGACATCCAGATCAAGATGGCCCAGGGCGCCAAACCCGGTGAAGGCGGCCAACTTCCGGGCCACAAGGTCTACCCCTGGGTCGCCGAGGTACGACACTCGACGCCTGGCGTGGGTCTGATCTCGCCGCCGCCGCACCACGACATCTACTCGATCGAGGATCTGGCGCAGCTGATCCACGACCTGAAGAACGCCAACCCGCAGGCCCGCGTGCACGTCAAGCTGGTCTCCGAGAACGGCGTCGGAACGGTCGCCGCCGGTGTGTCCAAGGCACACGCCGACGTGGTGCTGATCTCCGGTCACGACGGCGGCACCGGGGCGACCCCGCTGACGTCGATGAAGCATGCCGGTGCGCCGTGGGAGCTGGGCCTGGCCGAGACGCAGCAGACGTTGCTGCTCAACGGTCTTCGGGACCGGATCGTGGTCCAGGTCGACGGCCAGCTCAAGACCGGCCGCGACGTCGTGATCGCCGCGCTGCTGGGTGCCGAGGAGTTCGGCTTCGCCACCGCGCCGCTGGTGGTCTCGGGCTGCATCATGATGCGGGTCTGCCACCTCGACACCTGCCCGGTGGGGGTGGCCACCCAGAACCCGGTACTGCGTGCACGGTTCAACGGCAAGCCCGAGTTCGTGGAGAACTTCTTCATGTTCATCGCCGAAGAGGTCCGCGAACTCATGGCGCAGCTGGGCTTCCGCACCGTCAACGAGATGGTCGGCCAGGTCAGCGCGCTGGACACCACGCAGGCCGCCGAGCACTGGAAGGCCCACAAGCTGGACCTGACTCCTGTCCTGCACGAACCGGATTCGGCCTTCATGAACCAGGACCTGTACTGCAGCTCGCGTCAGGACCACGGTCTGGACAAGGCGCTGGACCAGCAGCTGATCGTGATGAGCAGGGAAGCCCTCGACTCGGGCACACCCGTTCGTTTTTCTACGACCATCGCCAACACCAACCGCACCGTCGGCACCATGCTGGGCCACGAGCTGACCAAAGCCTATGGCGCCAATGGTCTTCCGGACGGCACCATCGACATCACGTTCACCGGGTCGGCAGGCAACAGCTTCGGTGCGTTCGTGCCCAAGGGCATCACCCTGCGGGTCTACGGTGACGCCAACGACTACGTCGGCAAGGGCCTCTCCGGTGGCCGGATCGTGCTGCGCCCGTCGGACAACGCCCCGGAAGGCTATGTGGCCGAGAACAACATCATCGGTGGCAACGTCATCCTGTTCGGCGCCACCAGCGGTCAGGCCTTCATCCGCGGCACCGTGGGCGAGCGGTTCGCCGTGCGTAACTCCGGCGCCCACGCGGTGGTCGAGGGTGTCGGCGACCACGGCTGCGAGTACATGACCGGTGGTCGGGTGGTCATCCTCGGTGAGACCGGCCGCAACTTCGCGGCGGGTATGTCCGGTGGTGTGGCATATGTGTACGACCCCGAAGGGCAGCTGCCCGCCAACCTCAACACCGAGATGGTGGACATCGACGAATTCGACGACTCCGATGCCGAGTGGCTGCGCGACACCATCGCCGCGCACACCGATGCCACCGATTCGGCTGTGGGCCAGCGCATCTTGGCGAACTGGTCAGAACAGGTAGGTAACTTCGTGAAAGTGATGCCGCGCGACTACAAGCTCGTGCTGCAGGCCATCGCCGCAGCCGAGGCTGCCGGCGAGGATGTCGACAAGGCGATCATGGCGGCAGCTCATGGCTGA
- a CDS encoding glutamate synthase subunit beta, whose translation MADPSGFMKYTHRELPTRRPVDLRLRDWNEVYEDFAHDTLEHQASRCMDCGIPFCHNGCPLGNLIPEWNDLVYRDRWQDAIERLHATNNFPEFTGRLCPAPCEASCVLGINQDPVTIKQVEVEIIDNAFDEGWVVPMPPHVITGKKVAVVGSGPAGLAAAQQLTRAGHDVTVFERADRIGGLLRYGIPEFKMEKRHIDRRLAQMEAEGTTFRPGVNVGVDITVEQLRAEYDAVVLAGGATAWRDLPIPGRQFEGIYQAMEYLPWANKVQQGDPVLDEDGQPPITAKGKKVIIIGGGDTGADCLGTAHRQGAASVHQFEIMPRPPETRADSTPWPTYPLMFRVSSAHEEGGERVFSVNTEKFLGNEGKVTGLRAHEVVMKDGKFEKVEGTDFELEADLVLLAMGFVGPERPGLLTDLGVELDGRGNVARGKDFDTSVKGVYVAGDMGRGQSLIVWAIAEGRAAAAAVDRYLMGHSALPAPIRPTAAPQR comes from the coding sequence ATGGCTGATCCGTCGGGCTTCATGAAGTACACCCACCGCGAGCTGCCGACCCGCCGTCCGGTGGATCTGCGCCTGCGGGACTGGAATGAGGTCTACGAGGACTTCGCCCACGACACCCTGGAGCACCAGGCGTCGCGCTGCATGGACTGCGGAATCCCGTTCTGCCACAACGGCTGCCCGCTCGGCAATCTCATCCCGGAGTGGAACGACCTGGTGTACCGGGACCGGTGGCAGGACGCGATCGAGCGGTTGCACGCCACCAACAACTTCCCCGAGTTCACCGGCCGACTGTGCCCCGCGCCGTGTGAGGCCTCCTGCGTGCTGGGTATCAACCAGGACCCGGTGACCATCAAGCAGGTCGAGGTCGAGATCATCGACAACGCCTTCGACGAGGGCTGGGTCGTCCCGATGCCGCCGCACGTCATCACCGGCAAGAAGGTCGCTGTCGTCGGCTCCGGCCCCGCCGGGCTGGCCGCCGCCCAGCAGCTGACCCGCGCCGGGCACGACGTCACCGTCTTCGAGCGGGCCGACCGCATCGGCGGGCTGCTGCGCTACGGCATCCCCGAGTTCAAGATGGAGAAGCGCCACATCGACCGCCGCCTGGCGCAGATGGAGGCCGAAGGCACCACCTTCCGCCCCGGCGTCAACGTGGGCGTCGACATCACCGTCGAGCAGTTGCGCGCCGAGTATGACGCGGTCGTGCTGGCCGGCGGTGCGACGGCCTGGCGTGACCTGCCGATCCCCGGCCGCCAGTTCGAGGGCATCTACCAGGCCATGGAGTACCTGCCCTGGGCCAACAAGGTTCAGCAGGGCGATCCCGTGCTCGACGAGGACGGCCAGCCACCGATCACCGCCAAGGGCAAGAAGGTCATCATCATCGGCGGCGGCGACACCGGCGCCGACTGCCTGGGCACCGCGCATCGCCAGGGCGCGGCCAGCGTGCACCAGTTCGAGATCATGCCGCGACCGCCGGAGACCCGGGCCGATTCGACCCCGTGGCCGACCTACCCGCTGATGTTCCGGGTGTCCTCGGCCCACGAAGAGGGCGGCGAGCGGGTGTTCTCGGTCAACACCGAGAAGTTCCTCGGCAACGAGGGCAAGGTCACCGGGCTGCGCGCCCACGAAGTCGTGATGAAGGACGGCAAGTTCGAGAAGGTCGAGGGCACCGACTTCGAGCTCGAGGCCGACCTGGTGCTGCTGGCGATGGGCTTCGTCGGCCCCGAGCGTCCCGGCCTGCTGACCGACCTCGGCGTCGAGCTCGACGGGCGCGGCAACGTGGCCCGCGGCAAGGACTTCGACACCTCGGTGAAGGGCGTCTACGTGG
- a CDS encoding MinD/ParA family protein encodes MTDRDEFSRERFRQAATPARPPVETGPPTVQIPRIDPRSAPPRTPYPPLPEPPARRTTKPKPTRGWRRAVHAATFGVVNPGPSRSDRRQAAMEAMVAAPLRGHYKIGVLGKGGVGKTTVAASVGSVLAELRRGDRVVAVDADTAFGRLGSRIDPRADGSYLELARNKNLQSFAEVLTRMGSNSAGLFVLAGESGSRRGILDPAIYREATMRLDRHFTISIVDCGSTMDAPVTQEALRDMDALIVVSSPWPDGASAAAQTMEWLAHHGKTGLMQRSVVVLNDSDGHSDKRTRGTLAQQFRSRGQAVVEVPFDPGLRPGGVINSTGEMSADTRAAFVEVAAVLAQFFATLPHRVPDHR; translated from the coding sequence ATGACCGATCGCGACGAATTCTCCCGTGAGCGCTTCCGGCAGGCTGCGACGCCGGCCCGCCCGCCGGTCGAGACCGGACCGCCGACGGTGCAGATACCCAGGATCGACCCGCGATCGGCGCCGCCGCGAACGCCCTACCCGCCGCTGCCCGAGCCGCCTGCTCGGCGCACGACGAAACCGAAACCGACCCGCGGGTGGCGCCGTGCCGTGCATGCGGCCACGTTCGGTGTGGTCAATCCGGGGCCGTCTCGCTCCGACCGGCGCCAGGCCGCGATGGAGGCCATGGTGGCCGCGCCGCTGCGCGGGCACTACAAGATCGGCGTGCTGGGCAAGGGCGGGGTTGGTAAGACGACGGTGGCCGCCAGCGTCGGTTCGGTGCTCGCCGAGTTGCGCCGCGGCGACCGGGTGGTGGCGGTGGACGCCGACACCGCGTTCGGCAGGCTGGGCAGCCGGATCGACCCTCGTGCCGACGGCTCCTATCTGGAGTTGGCGCGCAACAAGAACCTGCAGTCCTTCGCCGAGGTCTTGACCCGGATGGGCAGCAACTCGGCCGGCTTGTTCGTGCTGGCCGGTGAAAGTGGCAGCCGCCGAGGCATTTTGGATCCGGCGATCTACCGCGAGGCCACCATGCGCCTGGACCGGCACTTCACCATCTCCATCGTCGACTGTGGTTCGACGATGGATGCCCCCGTCACCCAGGAGGCGCTGCGCGATATGGACGCGTTGATCGTGGTGTCCTCGCCGTGGCCGGACGGTGCCTCAGCGGCGGCGCAGACCATGGAATGGCTTGCCCACCATGGCAAGACGGGGTTGATGCAGCGCTCGGTGGTGGTGCTCAACGACTCCGACGGGCATTCCGACAAGCGCACCCGCGGCACGCTGGCCCAGCAGTTCCGGTCCCGCGGCCAGGCGGTGGTGGAGGTTCCGTTCGATCCGGGCCTGCGCCCGGGCGGGGTGATCAACAGCACCGGTGAGATGTCGGCCGACACGCGTGCCGCCTTCGTCGAGGTGGCTGCGGTGCTCGCGCAGTTCTTCGCCACGCTGCCCCATCGTGTACCCGACCACCGCTAG